The proteins below come from a single Prochlorococcus marinus CUG1415 genomic window:
- the alaS gene encoding alanine--tRNA ligase: MTSQLIKKIITGDEIRNAFLKFYSEKLHKIIPSASLIPDDPTVMLTIAGMLPFKPVFLGLKERPSKRATSSQKCIRTNDIENVGVTARHHTFFEMLGNFSFGDYFKREAIHWAWELVTKIYQISAENIIVSVFHEDEESAKIWRDEIGIHPDRIVKLGEKDNFWSSGKTGPCGPCSELYYDFNPEKGLQNIDLEDGDRFIEFYNLVFMQYNRDSSGKLTDLKFKNIDTGMGLERMAQILQKKKNNYETDLIFPIIQKTCEIANIDYFSSDEKNNISLKIIGDHTRAVIHLISDGVAASNLGRGYILRRLIRRMVRHGRLLGIKNEFLPNIASVGINLMQKNYPDLKNNNNLILNEIKIEELRFRETLDRGEKLLDELISSGQKLISGFKAFELYDTYGFPLELTVEIAEENSINVDINGFEKEMHAQKERAKAASSNIDLTLEGSLEREIDLFNKTIFNGYDSLLSEAEIKGIFLDSTLVKQASEGQKVLIVLDQTTFYGESGGQVGDIGTIFSKDVEVSVDNVIRKKDVFLHYGTIKKGILTIGQKVKTNVKSSKRAKAAANHTATHLLQSALKSVVNESVGQKGSLVAFNKLRFDFNSSNPISKDQISKIETLVNSWIMENHVLEIKNMSKTEALEMGAVAMFGEKYDNEVRVVNVPGISMELCGGTHVKTTSELGSFKIISEEGISAGVRRIEALSGQSAFDYFSDRNSLVNQLSDLLKANPNQLFERVNNLQAELINKNKEIQKMKDEIAYFKYSSLKSSAEIVNSFSILVNQIDGLDGNSLQSAALNLTSHLGNKAIVILGGIPNPGNKKLLFVVSFGDDAVKIGLHAGVLINEIARICSGGGGGKPNFAQAGAKDIDQLNIALNYAKNYLQKTLESYSDK; this comes from the coding sequence ATGACATCTCAATTAATAAAAAAAATAATTACTGGAGATGAGATAAGAAATGCTTTTTTAAAATTTTACAGTGAAAAATTACATAAAATCATTCCAAGTGCATCTTTAATTCCTGATGATCCAACGGTTATGCTCACAATCGCTGGAATGCTACCTTTTAAACCAGTTTTTTTAGGTTTAAAAGAAAGACCATCAAAAAGGGCCACATCTAGTCAAAAGTGCATCAGAACAAACGATATAGAAAACGTTGGAGTTACAGCTAGACACCATACATTTTTTGAAATGCTTGGTAATTTCTCTTTTGGAGATTATTTTAAACGCGAGGCCATTCATTGGGCTTGGGAATTAGTTACTAAGATTTATCAAATATCTGCTGAAAATATAATTGTGAGTGTCTTTCATGAAGACGAAGAGTCTGCAAAAATTTGGAGAGATGAAATTGGTATTCATCCAGATAGAATAGTGAAACTAGGTGAGAAAGATAATTTTTGGTCTTCTGGGAAAACAGGTCCATGTGGTCCTTGTTCAGAACTTTATTATGATTTTAATCCGGAAAAAGGTCTGCAGAATATTGATTTAGAAGATGGAGATCGTTTTATTGAATTTTATAATCTTGTATTTATGCAATATAATCGCGACTCTAGTGGAAAATTGACAGATTTAAAATTCAAAAATATTGATACAGGAATGGGCCTTGAGAGAATGGCTCAAATATTGCAAAAAAAGAAAAATAATTATGAGACAGATTTAATTTTTCCTATTATTCAAAAAACTTGTGAGATTGCAAATATTGATTATTTTTCTTCAGATGAAAAAAACAATATTTCCTTAAAAATTATTGGAGATCATACTAGAGCTGTGATTCATTTAATATCTGATGGAGTAGCAGCAAGTAATCTCGGCAGGGGGTATATATTAAGAAGGCTTATTAGAAGAATGGTCAGACATGGGAGGTTATTAGGCATAAAAAATGAATTTTTACCGAACATTGCTTCTGTGGGGATCAATTTAATGCAAAAGAATTATCCTGATTTAAAAAATAATAATAATTTAATTTTGAATGAGATAAAAATTGAAGAGTTAAGGTTTAGGGAAACGCTTGATAGGGGGGAAAAATTGCTTGATGAGTTGATTTCTTCAGGGCAGAAATTAATTTCTGGTTTTAAAGCCTTTGAACTTTATGATACTTATGGATTTCCTCTAGAACTTACTGTAGAAATTGCTGAAGAAAATAGTATCAATGTAGATATAAATGGTTTTGAGAAAGAAATGCATGCACAAAAAGAGAGAGCTAAAGCTGCTTCAAGTAATATTGATTTGACATTAGAGGGATCATTAGAACGAGAAATAGATTTATTTAATAAAACTATTTTTAATGGTTATGATTCACTTCTTTCGGAAGCTGAAATAAAAGGTATATTTCTGGATTCAACATTAGTTAAGCAAGCAAGTGAAGGTCAGAAAGTTTTAATTGTTCTTGATCAAACAACTTTTTATGGAGAATCTGGCGGTCAAGTTGGTGATATTGGAACGATTTTTTCAAAAGATGTAGAGGTCTCAGTTGATAATGTCATTCGAAAGAAAGATGTTTTTTTACATTATGGAACAATAAAAAAAGGAATATTAACTATTGGACAAAAAGTTAAGACTAATGTTAAATCCTCTAAAAGAGCTAAAGCTGCTGCAAATCATACAGCCACCCATTTGTTGCAATCTGCTCTCAAATCAGTTGTTAATGAAAGTGTTGGCCAAAAAGGTTCATTAGTAGCCTTTAATAAATTACGATTTGACTTTAATTCTTCTAATCCTATTTCTAAAGATCAAATTTCTAAGATTGAGACTCTCGTTAACTCTTGGATTATGGAAAATCATGTCCTAGAAATAAAAAATATGTCTAAGACTGAGGCTCTTGAAATGGGAGCAGTGGCCATGTTTGGAGAAAAATATGATAACGAAGTCCGTGTTGTTAATGTGCCAGGAATTTCAATGGAACTATGTGGCGGAACACATGTTAAAACTACATCTGAATTAGGTTCTTTCAAAATAATTAGTGAGGAAGGAATTTCAGCTGGAGTAAGAAGAATCGAAGCATTATCAGGCCAATCAGCCTTCGACTATTTTAGTGACAGAAATTCTTTAGTAAATCAACTAAGTGATTTGTTAAAAGCAAATCCTAATCAACTCTTTGAAAGGGTTAATAATTTGCAGGCAGAACTTATAAATAAGAATAAAGAGATACAAAAAATGAAAGATGAAATTGCATATTTTAAATACTCTTCTCTAAAATCATCCGCAGAAATAGTAAATTCTTTTTCAATATTAGTAAATCAGATTGATGGCTTAGATGGAAATTCTTTGCAATCTGCAGCACTTAATTTGACTTCTCATTTAGGAAATAAAGCAATAGTTATTCTTGGGGGAATACCAAATCCAGGAAACAAAAAGTTGTTATTTGTAGTTTCTTTTGGTGATGATGCAGTAAAAATAGGATTGCATGCAGGTGTATTAATTAACGAGATTGCAAGAATTTGTTCGGGAGGGGGAGGAGGAAAACCTAACTTTGCTCAAGCAGGTGCTAAAGATATTGATCAGTTAAATATTGCATTAAATTATGCAAAAAATTATTTGCAAAAAACATTAGAAAGTTATTCTGATAAATAA